Proteins encoded together in one Salvelinus fontinalis isolate EN_2023a chromosome 6, ASM2944872v1, whole genome shotgun sequence window:
- the LOC129858359 gene encoding integrator complex subunit 5-like encodes MSGFFDGTLLTVTMQTSLAHSPQNAFSPKELSQEIKSFISGVDQTQGRKLSVREHARCAVRLLRSVPACRGAVLEHLRGVYNEHVSAFLHNLEADGEGDGDSNLEDVITEVHGVLSEFIRLNPRAWAPLVSTWAVDLLGQLSSKHAGRRAAPQSPSLNELLQLWMSCAATRSLMEAYTQCLAAMIAWCPDQCVDSLLDTSVQHSPHFDWVVAHIGSSFPGTIISRVLACGLKDFCSHGTADKGQGDKSNRVPKIGSVVGILGHLAAQHSDSIRRELLRMFEESLSLLTIPPSSGSTSWEHSAQLRRGAVPFLLQLAALSPSLLGAMSAELVESLRPPVLLQLHAVLQGLPREELDNMMGLVVHLIAQSPAGGARILRFLADTATPASVIISGPMPSPHEGVREACDCLLQMLLLHLHKLVYTCSEGDDGYYNRPHSPSSQAPRVVPFLEELQSHVGELCAETLRLERKRHLWLHQLLCLLSVYRGPSVATEALCQLLTLARNPDQLALAWLLHTPLSTCLPGLIPAAVTRCVAQIHTHTLGPKQLCQLLLNLASTMQSVQEEERRGPGGMGGEGGARPQSSMAAQVGAAVSGHLHDFSPLLLHGDPAVSHAAVWLLSRSLLPRAALPSHLLLVCRAAVTHFFLALRRRVQAGKGRDGGQGGEAVNCSVLLLSRLAGYSPLTLKCVLLQLVEGALHKGNTDLFGGQSEDIGGDTPISPSLAPDRAGSLLDINCRFGTTVNFSGSVWSVFHAGVIGKGLKQHSTTPHPDAASVIQNVQTLLAVTVQCCSAPSGNGGNSGGARHQSSVVPDELPPINAEAAKMMAVTLVEYICPDVANGELSWPPEEHARTTVERDIHIRRCFEAHPVLFPLLHVVAAGRPALCYCSAVLRGLLATLLAHWEASREPLAVDSPWHLQASCMLVSCMGEGQLLPPVLGNVHEAFPYLMPFEVRLLLLAVWEYVRGNGPMPQKFVFSAEKGLFCRDFARDGDVARYVAPIHSVLHKNIDRLGHLCWRFQL; translated from the exons ATGTCTGGCTTTTTTGACGGAACTCTCCTGACAGTCACCATGCAGACCTCTCTCGCTCACTCACCGCAGAATGCATTTAG ccCCAAGGAGCTGTCCCAGGAGATCAAATCCTTCATCAGTGGCGTGGACCAGACCCAGGGTCGTAAACTCAGCGTCCGTGAGCATGCCCGCTGTGCTGTGCGTCTACTACGATCCGTGCCTGCCTGTCGCGGGGCGGTGCTTGAGCACCTAAGGGGCGTTTACAACGAGCACGTATCAGCCTTTCTTCACAATCTGGAGGCGGACGGCGAGGGCGACGGGGACTCCAACCTGGAGGACGTCATCACGGAGGTCCATGGCGTCCTGTCAGAGTTCATCAGGCTCAACCCCCGAGCCTGGGCTCCCCTCGTTTCCACCTGGGCTGTAGACCTGCTGGGGCAGCTGAGCTCCAAGCATGCTGGTCGCAGGGCAGCTCCCCAATCCCCCAGCCTCAATGAGCTGCTGCAGCTGTGGATGTCCTGTGCAGCTACCCGCTCCCTCATGGAGGCCTATACCCAGTGCCTGGCGGCCATGATAGCCTGGTGTCCTGATCAATGTGTGGACAGTCTCCTGGACACCTCCGTGCAGCACTCCCCCCACTTTGACTGGGTGGTGGCCCACATCGGATCCTCCTTCCCGGGCACCATCATTAGCCGCGTCCTGGCCTGTGGCCTTAAAGACTTCTGTTCCCACGGAACGGCTGACAAGGGTCAGGGAGACAAGAGCAACCGAGTGCCTAAGATCGGCTCTGTGGTGGGGATCCTGGGCCACCTGGCGGCGCAGCACTCTGACAGCATCCGGCGGGAGCTGCTGAGGATGTTCGAGGAGAGCCTCAGCCTCCTGACTATACCCCCCAGCTCTGGGTCCACCTCCTGGGAGCACTCAGCCCAGCTCCGCCGAGGCGCAGTGCCCTTCCTCCTCCAGCTGGCGGCGCTGTCACCCTCTCTGCTGGGCGCCATGTCTGCTGAGCTGGTGGAGTCTCTACGGCCTCCAGTCTTGCTCCAGCTCCACGCTGTTCTACAGGGGCTTCCCAGGGAGGAGCTGGACAACATGATGGGGCTGGTTGTTCACCTCATCGCCCAGAGCCCTGCTGGAGGGGCACGCATCCTCCGCTTCCTCGCTGACACGGCCACCCCCGCATCCGTCATTATCTCCGGCCCAATGCCTTCCCCTCACGAGGGGGTCCGGGAGGCCTGCGACTGCCTCCTCCAGATGCTCCTGCTGCACCTCCACAAGCTGGTCTACACCTGCTCAGAGGGGGACGATGGCTACTACAACCgcccccactctccctcctcccaggCCCCCCGGGTAGTCCCCTTCCTGGAGGAGCTGCAGTCACACGTGGGAGAGCTGTGTGCCGAGACATTGAGGCTGGAGAGGAAGCGCCATCTCTGGCTGCACCAGCTGCTGTGTCTGCTGTCTGTGTACAGGGGCCCCAGTGTGGCCACGGAGGCCCTCTGTCAgctgctcaccctagcccggaaCCCAGACCAGCTGGCCCTGGCCTGGCTGCTCCACACCCCACTGTCCACCTGCCTGCCAGGCCTCATCCCTGCAGCAGTGACCCGCTGCGTGGCccagatccacacacacaccctgggacCCAAGCAGCTCTGCCAGCTCCTCCTCAACCTGGCCTCCACCATGCAGAGtgtacaggaggaggagaggaggggtccTGGAGGcatgggaggagaaggaggtgcgAGACCTCAGTCATCCATGGCAGCGCAGGTTGGAGCAGCGGTCTCGGGACACCTCCATGATTTCAGCCCTCTGCTCCTCCACGGTGACCCGGCGGTATCCCACGCTGCCGTGTGGCTCCTGTCCCGCAGCCTCCTCCCCCGTGCCGCCCTGCCTTCCCACCTGCTGCTCGTCTGTCGGGCCGCCGTCACACACTTCTTCCTGGCGCTGCGGAGGAGAGTACAGGCAGGGAAGGGGAGAGACGGAGGGCAGGGAGGAGAGGCGGTGAACTGTTCGGTGCTCCTCCTGTCCCGTCTGGCAGGTTACTCCCCTCTAACCCTCAAATGTGTCCTGCTGCAGCTGGTGGAGGGAGCTCTACATAAAGGAAACACTGACCTGTTCGGAGGGCAGAGCGAGGACATTGGAGGGGACACCCCCATCTCCCCGTCCTTGGCCCCTGACCGGGCGGGCTCCCTGCTGGACATCAACTGCAGGTTCGGCACTACGGTCAACTTCTCTGGcagtgtgtggtctgtgttccatGCTGGGGTGATAGGGAAGGGTCTGAAGCAGCACAGCACTACGCCTCACCCCGATGCCGCCAGTGTCATACAGAACGTCCAGACTCTGCTGGCTGTCACCGTCCAGTGCTGCAGCGCTCCATCTGGGAATGGTGGCAACAGTGGCGGCGCCCGACACCAATCCTCCGTCGTTCCTGACGAGCTGCCGCCCATCAACGCTGAGGCGGCCAAAATGATGGCGGTGACGCTGGTGGAGTATATCTGCCCCGACGTGGCCAACGGGGAACTGTCATGGCCACCAGAGGAACACGCCCGCACCACTGTAGAACGCGACATACACATCCGCCGCTGCTTCGAGGCCCaccctgtcctcttccctttacTCCATGTTGTGGCTGCCGGGCGTCCTGCTCTCTGTTACTGTTCTGCGGTGCTCCGGGGCCTGCTGGCCACTCTGCTAGCCCACTGGGAGGCTTCGAGGGAGCCTTTGGCAGTAGACTCCCCCTGGCACCTCCAGGCCTCCTGCATGCTGGTGTCATGTATGGGCGAGGGCCAGCTGCTGCCCCCCGTGCTGGGCAACGTCCACGAGGCCTTCCCCTACCTGATGCCCTTCGAGGTGAGGCTTCTCCTCCTGGCTGTGTGGGAGTACGTGAGGGGCAATGGCCCCATGCCACAGAAGTTTGTCTTCAGTGCCGAGAAGGGCCTGTTCTGCCGGGATTTCGCACGGGACGGGGATGTGGCAAGATACGTAGCGCCCATCCACAGTGTCCTGCATAAGAACATTGACCGGCTGGGGCATCTATGCTGGCGTTTCCAGCTCTGA
- the LOC129858366 gene encoding phospholipase A and acyltransferase 3-like, which produces MAPTLYDKKPEPGDLIEIFRGNYQHWALYVGDGFVVHLAPPSEGPGARANSMMSVLSDKAKVKKEEIWDVVGHDQWCVNNQLDEKYQVRPIREILREAQAYVDQEMPYCVFRGNCEHFVTELRYGKAESRQVRQAVGMATMVGLGFLAVAGIVAIFGGGSKKKKNEEEEEYK; this is translated from the exons ATGGCTCCAACATTG TATGATAAGAAGCCGGAGCCAGGGGATCTGATAGAGATATTCAGAGGGAACTACCAGCACTGGGCTTTGTACGTTGGTGACGGTTTTGTTGTTCACCTGGCCCCACCCT CCGAGGGACCTGGGGCCAGGGCCAACAGCATGATGTCTGTGCTCAGTGACAAGGCTAAGGTGAAGAAGGAAGAGATCTGGGATGTGGTGGGGCATGATCAGTGGTGTGTAAACAACCAGCTGGATGAGAAGTACCAG GTCAGACCCATACGTGAGATACTGAGGGAAGCCCAGGCCTATGTGGACCAGGAGATGCCCTACTGTGTCTTCAGGGGGAACTGTGAGCACTTTGTCACAGAGCTGAGATATGGGAAGGCTGAGTCTCGACAG GTTCGTCAGGCTGTGGGAATGGCCACAATGGTGGGCCTCGGATTCCTTGCTGTTGCAGGTATCGTGGCCATCTTTGGAGGTGGaagcaagaagaagaagaatgaagaagaagaagaatataaGTGA
- the LOC129858365 gene encoding phospholipase A and acyltransferase 4-like encodes MAPTLYDKKPEPGDLIEIFRGKYQHWALYVGDGFVVHLAPPSEGPGAGANSMMSVLSDKAKVKKEEIWDVVGHDQWCVNNQLDEKYQVRPIREILREAQAYVDQEMPYCVFRRNCEHFVTDLRYGKAESRQVRQAVETVGMAAMVSFGVLAIAGIAVSIFGGGSKKKNEEEEYK; translated from the exons ATGGCTCCAACATTG TATGATAAGAAGCCGGAGCCAGGGGATCTGATAGAGATATTCAGAGGGAAATACCAGCACTGGGCTTTGTACGTTGGTGACGGTTTTGTTGTTCACCTGGCCCCACCCT CCGAGGGACCTGGGGCCGGGGCCAACAGCATGATGTCTGTGCTCAGTGACAAGGCTAAGGTGAAGAAGGAAGAGATCTGGGACGTGGTGGGGCATGATCAGTGGTGTGTAAACAACCAGCTGGATGAGAAGTACCAG GTCAGACCCATACGTGAGATACTGAGGGAAGCCCAGGCCTATGTGGACCAGGAGATGCCCTACTGTGTCTTCAGGAGGAACTGTGAGCACTTTGTCACAGATCTGAGATATGGGAAGGCTGAGTCTCGACAG GTTCGTCAGGCTGTGGAAACTGTGGGAATGGCTGCAATGGTGAGCTTCGGAGTCCTTGCTATTGCAGGTATCGCAGTGTCCATCTTTGGAGGTGGAAGCAAGAAGAAGAATGAAGAAGAAGAATATAAGTGA
- the LOC129858361 gene encoding N-terminal kinase-like protein isoform X2: MWSFFARDPIKDFNYDILPETQETSGIWTLHRGKRKIGGEPVSVFVYEVSTGTEEQTQLAKAAFKRMKTLRHPNILAYVDGLETEKSLYLVTEQVTPLAAHLKAQSDRGGSGELEMSWGLHQIVKALSFLVNDCHLLHNNLGIWAVFVDRAGEWKIGGLDHMTPENEDASTSLPSAKSVHSDMDKYDPPESPNGGEKWAGDVWRLGCLIWEVFNGPMPRTSSLRSLGKIPKALVPHYCELVGANARARPNPARFLQNCRAPGGFLSNSFVESNLFLEEIQIKDPAEKHQFFQDLSENLDSFPEDFCKHKVLPQLLTAFEFGNAGAVVLTPLFKVGKFLSAEEYQQKIIPVIVKMFSSTDRAMRIRLLQQMEQFIQYLNDAAVNSQIFPHVVHGFTDTNPAIREQTVKSMLLLAPKLNESNVNQELMRHFARLQARDEQGPIRCNTTVCLGKIAPYLNAGTRQRVLISAFSRATKDPFPASRAAGVLGFAATHNYYSVTESAARVLPTLCTLTVDPDKNVRDQAFKAIKSFLTKLETVSEDPTKLSEIEKDVMSSPQPAGAAASWAGWAVTGVSSLTSKLIRTGPGAEVGGPADNNPVAAGTASPRTGNPVTDGVPVGSEVKPPLASMTLPFASGLAIQSDSPKVTEKDEEPIGERWDDEDWGSLEDPEKVQSADPDDWNSSDWSGMSSVKKKASVSLASSEAVKKQSSDWSSSGWDADDSWSNEKEADSQGQSSPGEDGWGNDWEEEGRTAPATKSAALPEGVRLASEYDWDIKGDTQTDFLANVSQRATPTPTATVGDGWRAEPVGDWGAEESWESVDGSPGLSKAELAKKKREERRKELEAKRAERKAAKGPLKLGARKLD, from the exons ATGTGGTCCTTTTTCGCTCGGGATCCAATCAAGGACTTTAATTATGACATTTTACCGGAAACTCAAGAAACGTCCGGAATATGGACACTACACCGGGGCAAACGAAAG ATAGGTGGGGAGCCAGTATCAGTGTTCGTGTACGAGGTGTCAACAGGGACAGAGGAACAGACCCAGCTAGCAAAGGCAGCGTTCAAACGCATGAAGACCCTTCGACATCCCAACATCCTGGCCTACGTAGATGGATTGGAG ACGGAGAAGAGCCTGTACCTGGTCACAGAGCAGGTCACCCCCCTGGCAGCCCACCTGAAGGCCCAGTCAGACCGGGGGGGCTCTGGGGAGCTGGAGATGTCCTGGGGCCTTCATCAGATTGTG AAAGCCCTTAGTTTCCTGGTGAATGACTGCCACCTCCTTCACAACAACCTGGGTATCTGGGCTGTGTTTGTGGACCGAGCCGGAGAATGGAAGATTGGGGGTCTGGACCACATGACACCAGAGAACGAGGACGCCTCCACATCACTACCCTCCGCTAAATCTGTTCACTCTGACATGGACAAATACGACCCACCTGAATCACCAAATGGTGGAGAGAAATG GGCTGGGGATGTGTGGCGACTGGGCTGTCTGATCTGGGAAGTGTTCAATGGTCCAATGCCCCGAACCTCCTCCCTACGCTCCCTCGGAAAG ATCCCTAAAGCATTGGTGCCACACTACTGTGAGTTGGTAGGGGCCAACGCCAGGGCCCGGCCGAACCCAGCTCGCTTCCTCCAGAACTGCAGAGCTCCTGGAGGATTCCTTAGCAACAGCTTCGTGGAGAGCAACCTTTTCCTTGAGGAGATCCAG ATCAAAGACCCAGCAGAGAAGCATCAGTTTTTTCAGGACCTGAGTGAGAACCTGGACTCATTCCCAGAGGACTTCTGTAAGCATAAGGTGCTGCCACAGCTACTCACCGCCTTTGAGTTTGGCAACGCTGGTGCGGTCGTCCTCACACCTCTGTTTAAG gTGGGTAAGTTCCTGTCTGCGGAGGAGTACCAGCAGAAGATCATTCCTGTCATTGTAAAGATGTTCTCCTCTACAGACAGGGCCATGAGGATACGACTGCTTCAACAG ATGGAGCAGTTTATTCAGTATCTAAACGATGCAGCGGTGAACTCGCAGATCTTCCCTCATGTTGTTCACGGTTTCACAGACACAAACCCAGCCATCAGAGAACAGACTGTCAAG TCCATGCTGCTGCTGGCCCCCAAGCTGAATGAGAGTAATGTAAATCAGGAGCTGATGAGGCACTTTGCACGACTGCAGGCGAGAGACGAGCAGGGACCAATCCGCTGCAACACCACCGTGTGCCTGGGAAAGATCGCCCCCTACCTCAATGCTGGg ACGCGGCAGCGAGTGTTGATCTCTGCGTTCTCTCGGGCCACTAAGGACCCGTTTCCTGCTTCTCGGGCGGCCGGGGTTCTGGGCTTCGCGGCAACGCACAACTATTACAGTGTGACGGAGAGCGCAGCACGAGTACTGCCAACGCTCTGTACCCTCACCGTTGACCCTGACAAGAACGTTAGAGATCAG GCATTTAAAGCCATCAAGAGTTTCCTGACAAAGCTGGAAACTGTTTCTGAGGATCCAACCAAGCTGTCTGAAATAG AAAAGGATGTGATGTCATCACCCCAGCCGGCGGGGGCAGCAGCCAGTTGGGCAGGCTGGGCAGTGACGGGGGTGTCCTCTCTGACCTCCAAGCTCATCCGGACCGGCCCGGGGGCAGAGGTGGGCGGCCCGGCCGACAACAACCCTGTTGCTGCTGGTACTGCCTCTCCTCGCACTGGGAACCCTGTGACAGATGGGGTACCCGTGG gctCTGAAGTTAAACCACCACTGGCCTCCATGACTCTACCCTTTGCTTCTGGCCTTGCTATCCAATCAGACTCCCCTAAGGTGACAGAGAAGGACGAGGAGCCAATTGGAGAACGTTGGGATGACGAGGACTGGGGAAGTTtagag GACCCAGAGAAGGTACAGTCAGCAGACCCAGATGACTGGAACTCCTCTGATTGGTCAGGAATGTCATCAGTCAAAAAGAAGGCCAGT GTGTCTCTAGCCTCCTCTGAGGCAGTAAAAAAGCAGAGCTCTGATTGGAGCAGCTCGGGTTGGGATGCCGACGACAGCTGGTCAAATGAGAAGGAGGCTGACAGCCAGGGTCAGAGTTCACCGGGAGAGGATGGGTGGGGCAATGActgggaggaggagggtaggACTGCGCCAGCCACTAAGAGTGCTGCTTTGCCGGAGGGGGTTCGGTTAGCCAGCGAGTATGACTGGGACATTAAGGGAGACACGCAGACTGACTTCCTCGCCAATGTGTCTCAGAGAGCAACGCCCACCCCCACTGCTACG GTTGGCGATGGCTGGCGTGCAGAGCCTGTTGGAGACTGGGGAGCCGAGGAGAGCTGGGAGTCTGTGGACggaagtccag GCCTAAGCAAGGCAGAGCTGGCCAAGAAGAAacgtgaggagaggaggaaagaactGGAGGCCAAACGGGCAGAACGCAAGGCAGCTAAGGGTCCTCTCAAACTGGGCGCTCGGAAACTGGACTGA
- the LOC129858361 gene encoding N-terminal kinase-like protein isoform X1 encodes MWSFFARDPIKDFNYDILPETQETSGIWTLHRGKRKIGGEPVSVFVYEVSTGTEEQTQLAKAAFKRMKTLRHPNILAYVDGLETEKSLYLVTEQVTPLAAHLKAQSDRGGSGELEMSWGLHQIVKALSFLVNDCHLLHNNLGIWAVFVDRAGEWKIGGLDHMTPENEDASTSLPSAKSVHSDMDKYDPPESPNGGEKWAGDVWRLGCLIWEVFNGPMPRTSSLRSLGKIPKALVPHYCELVGANARARPNPARFLQNCRAPGGFLSNSFVESNLFLEEIQIKDPAEKHQFFQDLSENLDSFPEDFCKHKVLPQLLTAFEFGNAGAVVLTPLFKVGKFLSAEEYQQKIIPVIVKMFSSTDRAMRIRLLQQMEQFIQYLNDAAVNSQIFPHVVHGFTDTNPAIREQTVKSMLLLAPKLNESNVNQELMRHFARLQARDEQGPIRCNTTVCLGKIAPYLNAGTRQRVLISAFSRATKDPFPASRAAGVLGFAATHNYYSVTESAARVLPTLCTLTVDPDKNVRDQAFKAIKSFLTKLETVSEDPTKLSEIEKDVMSSPQPAGAAASWAGWAVTGVSSLTSKLIRTGPGAEVGGPADNNPVAAGTASPRTGNPVTDGVPVGSEVKPPLASMTLPFASGLAIQSDSPKVTEKDEEPIGERWDDEDWGSLEDPEKVQSADPDDWNSSDWSGMSSVKKKASVSLASSEAVKKQSSDWSSSGWDADDSWSNEKEADSQGQSSPGEDGWGNDWEEEGRTAPATKSAALPEGVRLASEYDWDIKGDTQTDFLANVSQRATPTPTATVGDGWRAEPVGDWGAEESWESVDGSPAGLSKAELAKKKREERRKELEAKRAERKAAKGPLKLGARKLD; translated from the exons ATGTGGTCCTTTTTCGCTCGGGATCCAATCAAGGACTTTAATTATGACATTTTACCGGAAACTCAAGAAACGTCCGGAATATGGACACTACACCGGGGCAAACGAAAG ATAGGTGGGGAGCCAGTATCAGTGTTCGTGTACGAGGTGTCAACAGGGACAGAGGAACAGACCCAGCTAGCAAAGGCAGCGTTCAAACGCATGAAGACCCTTCGACATCCCAACATCCTGGCCTACGTAGATGGATTGGAG ACGGAGAAGAGCCTGTACCTGGTCACAGAGCAGGTCACCCCCCTGGCAGCCCACCTGAAGGCCCAGTCAGACCGGGGGGGCTCTGGGGAGCTGGAGATGTCCTGGGGCCTTCATCAGATTGTG AAAGCCCTTAGTTTCCTGGTGAATGACTGCCACCTCCTTCACAACAACCTGGGTATCTGGGCTGTGTTTGTGGACCGAGCCGGAGAATGGAAGATTGGGGGTCTGGACCACATGACACCAGAGAACGAGGACGCCTCCACATCACTACCCTCCGCTAAATCTGTTCACTCTGACATGGACAAATACGACCCACCTGAATCACCAAATGGTGGAGAGAAATG GGCTGGGGATGTGTGGCGACTGGGCTGTCTGATCTGGGAAGTGTTCAATGGTCCAATGCCCCGAACCTCCTCCCTACGCTCCCTCGGAAAG ATCCCTAAAGCATTGGTGCCACACTACTGTGAGTTGGTAGGGGCCAACGCCAGGGCCCGGCCGAACCCAGCTCGCTTCCTCCAGAACTGCAGAGCTCCTGGAGGATTCCTTAGCAACAGCTTCGTGGAGAGCAACCTTTTCCTTGAGGAGATCCAG ATCAAAGACCCAGCAGAGAAGCATCAGTTTTTTCAGGACCTGAGTGAGAACCTGGACTCATTCCCAGAGGACTTCTGTAAGCATAAGGTGCTGCCACAGCTACTCACCGCCTTTGAGTTTGGCAACGCTGGTGCGGTCGTCCTCACACCTCTGTTTAAG gTGGGTAAGTTCCTGTCTGCGGAGGAGTACCAGCAGAAGATCATTCCTGTCATTGTAAAGATGTTCTCCTCTACAGACAGGGCCATGAGGATACGACTGCTTCAACAG ATGGAGCAGTTTATTCAGTATCTAAACGATGCAGCGGTGAACTCGCAGATCTTCCCTCATGTTGTTCACGGTTTCACAGACACAAACCCAGCCATCAGAGAACAGACTGTCAAG TCCATGCTGCTGCTGGCCCCCAAGCTGAATGAGAGTAATGTAAATCAGGAGCTGATGAGGCACTTTGCACGACTGCAGGCGAGAGACGAGCAGGGACCAATCCGCTGCAACACCACCGTGTGCCTGGGAAAGATCGCCCCCTACCTCAATGCTGGg ACGCGGCAGCGAGTGTTGATCTCTGCGTTCTCTCGGGCCACTAAGGACCCGTTTCCTGCTTCTCGGGCGGCCGGGGTTCTGGGCTTCGCGGCAACGCACAACTATTACAGTGTGACGGAGAGCGCAGCACGAGTACTGCCAACGCTCTGTACCCTCACCGTTGACCCTGACAAGAACGTTAGAGATCAG GCATTTAAAGCCATCAAGAGTTTCCTGACAAAGCTGGAAACTGTTTCTGAGGATCCAACCAAGCTGTCTGAAATAG AAAAGGATGTGATGTCATCACCCCAGCCGGCGGGGGCAGCAGCCAGTTGGGCAGGCTGGGCAGTGACGGGGGTGTCCTCTCTGACCTCCAAGCTCATCCGGACCGGCCCGGGGGCAGAGGTGGGCGGCCCGGCCGACAACAACCCTGTTGCTGCTGGTACTGCCTCTCCTCGCACTGGGAACCCTGTGACAGATGGGGTACCCGTGG gctCTGAAGTTAAACCACCACTGGCCTCCATGACTCTACCCTTTGCTTCTGGCCTTGCTATCCAATCAGACTCCCCTAAGGTGACAGAGAAGGACGAGGAGCCAATTGGAGAACGTTGGGATGACGAGGACTGGGGAAGTTtagag GACCCAGAGAAGGTACAGTCAGCAGACCCAGATGACTGGAACTCCTCTGATTGGTCAGGAATGTCATCAGTCAAAAAGAAGGCCAGT GTGTCTCTAGCCTCCTCTGAGGCAGTAAAAAAGCAGAGCTCTGATTGGAGCAGCTCGGGTTGGGATGCCGACGACAGCTGGTCAAATGAGAAGGAGGCTGACAGCCAGGGTCAGAGTTCACCGGGAGAGGATGGGTGGGGCAATGActgggaggaggagggtaggACTGCGCCAGCCACTAAGAGTGCTGCTTTGCCGGAGGGGGTTCGGTTAGCCAGCGAGTATGACTGGGACATTAAGGGAGACACGCAGACTGACTTCCTCGCCAATGTGTCTCAGAGAGCAACGCCCACCCCCACTGCTACG GTTGGCGATGGCTGGCGTGCAGAGCCTGTTGGAGACTGGGGAGCCGAGGAGAGCTGGGAGTCTGTGGACggaagtccag CAGGCCTAAGCAAGGCAGAGCTGGCCAAGAAGAAacgtgaggagaggaggaaagaactGGAGGCCAAACGGGCAGAACGCAAGGCAGCTAAGGGTCCTCTCAAACTGGGCGCTCGGAAACTGGACTGA